The following proteins come from a genomic window of Aspergillus luchuensis IFO 4308 DNA, chromosome 3, nearly complete sequence:
- a CDS encoding alpha/beta hydrolase (COG:S;~EggNog:ENOG410PJ7E;~InterPro:IPR000073,IPR029058;~MEROPS:MER0209971;~PFAM:PF12697) produces the protein MDSSFNVTEHIIQAQYIREYPRTTYPQDAPVKLSIKKYTPKSNQNPQEGDITIIGAHGVGFLKELYEPLWDDLLARSKKDGFRIRAIWIADCANQGASGVQNENIMGNETSWFDHARDLLHMINHFREDMPRPIMGVGHSAGGSQLILLSLMHPRLFSSLTLLDPYLIPDNRDVNALTLFYLTVTRRDIWSSQKEAERFIRRALRSWDPRVLDRWVHYGFRILPTAIYPEVNKDNGDDEVPVTLTTTKHQEAFTLARANLDGHTQLGLSESKTAADNPEMVGKPHDALFLPDILGPLLDGQKFYRPDSVLAYRLLPHLRPGALFVSGAESGLYEKGHQSEAVRMAGTGFSGSGGQRYSRVKHIVMDKGSHTFPMEMVTQTASYIGPWIAAESERWRRDEQRIAAGWEGLSVKERSTIPEDWKAPLSIWKPVDKRSAKL, from the exons ATGGACTCCTCTTTTAACGTTACAGAGCATATCATCCAGGCCCAATATATAAGGGAGTACCCCAGAACAACATATCCCCAGGATGCCCCAGTGAAGCTTAGTATCAAGAAATACACCCCTAAAAGTAATCAAAATCCGCAAGAGGGCGATATAACCATAATTGGGGCGCATGGAGTTGGATTTCTCAAA GAACTTTATGAGCCGTTATGGGATGACCTTTTGGCTAGGAGCAAGAAGGATGGCTTTCGTATTAGAGCAATCTGGATAGCTGATTGCGCCAATCAAGGAGCCAGTGGGGTCCAAAACGAGAACATTATGGGCAATGAAA CATCATGGTTTGATCATGCCCGTGACCTTTTGCATATGATCAACCATTTTCGAGAGGATATGCCACGGCCGATCATGGGTGTAGGACATAGCGCTGGGGGATCACAGCT AATACTGTTATCACTGATGCACCCTCGCTTGTTCTCATCATTGACCTTACTGGATCCCTACCTGATCCCCGACAACCGGGATGTCAATGCTCTGACTCTGTTCTACCTGACAGTGACGCGAAGGGATATCTGGTCCTCTcagaaagaagcagagaggTTTATACGCAGAGCTCTGCGCAGCTGGGATCCACGTGTGCTCGACCGCTGGGTCCATTATGGTTTCCGCATCTTACCAACCGCGATCTATCCTGAGGTTAACAAGGATaacggggatgatgaggttcCAGTGACACTAACCACCACAAAACACCAGGAGGCATTTACACTCGCTCGCGCGAATTTAGACGGGCACACACAGCTGGGTCTGTCGGAAAGCAAGACAGCAGCGGACAACCCTGAAATGGTCGGTAAACCCCATGATGCACTTTTTCTACCTGACATTCTTGGACCTCTGTTGGATGGGCAGAAGTTCTACCGCCCAGATTCTGTTCTTGCGTACCGTCTGCTACCACACCTTCGACCCGGGGCTCTATTCGTCAGTGGTGCTGAAAGTGGCCTTTACGAAAAAGGGCACCAGAGTGAAGCCGTCAGAATGGCAGGCACCGGATTTTCTGGTAGTGGCGGCCAACGGTATTCTCGTGTAAAACATATCGTCATGGACAAAGGGAGCCACACATTTCCAATGGAAATGGTAACCCAAACGGCAAGTTATATCGGGCCGTGGATTGCGGCGGAAAGTGAGCGTTGGCGCAGGGATGAACAGAGAATTGCCGCCGGGTGGGAAGGTCTCTCTGTCAAGGAAAGGTCGACCATCCCAGAGGACTGGAAGGCGCCACTGAGTATTTGGAAGCCCGTTGACAAAAGATCCGCTAAATTATGA
- a CDS encoding EthD domain-containing protein (COG:S;~EggNog:ENOG410Q0MT;~InterPro:IPR011008,IPR009799;~PFAM:PF07110;~go_function: GO:0016491 - oxidoreductase activity [Evidence IEA]) — MTITKHLIRFDTYVKRHPSLTAEEFHHTWSASHAQLLKNWLARHGVYRYTLFHTPPAMAQQYLGQGPADSDQVVASFDGHAEIVLENWEILSRLRADPYYQEVVEPSEAKLIDKASVVRRVGYEEVWVSDGKAAD; from the exons ATGACAATAACCAAGCATCTAATTCGCTTCGACACGTATGTGAAGCGGCATCCGTCCCTCACCGCAGAAGAGTTTCATCA CACCTGGAGTGCTAGTCACGCTCAGTTGTTGAAGAATTGGTTGGCACGCCATGGCGTATATCGCTATACCCTT TTCCACACCCCACCAGCCATGGCCCAGCAGTACCTGGGCCAGGGGCCCGCCGACAGCGATCAGGTAGTGGCATCCTTTGATGGGCACGCGGAGATTGTCTTAGAAAATTGGGAAATCCTGAGCCGCCTGCGTGCAGATCCCTACTATCAAGAGGTGGTGGAGCCGAGCGAGGCTAAATTGATCGATAAGGCGTCTGTTGTGAGAAGGGTGGGATATGAGGAGGTCTGGGTGTCAGATGGCAAGGCTGCCGACTAG
- a CDS encoding cytochrome P450 (COG:Q;~EggNog:ENOG410PUDI;~InterPro:IPR001128,IPR002401,IPR036396;~PFAM:PF00067;~TransMembrane:1 (o6-23i);~go_function: GO:0005506 - iron ion binding [Evidence IEA];~go_function: GO:0016705 - oxidoreductase activity, acting on paired donors, with incorporation or reduction of molecular oxygen [Evidence IEA];~go_function: GO:0020037 - heme binding [Evidence IEA];~go_process: GO:0055114 - oxidation-reduction process [Evidence IEA]), with amino-acid sequence MAALPSVNAILITALLLPILLALKRLYFHPLSRYNGPLLWALTRVPYMLAFRNGKLAHKIKSFHEVYGETVRVAPNEVSFINPDTIRDIYQRRPSGSGFKSLPKDPIRQAPPRPGQPISILDAGDADHTRLRKAYAAAFSSQALSAQEPLVVSYVDRMIAQMQCQSKLALRSVDLQEWISFCTFDIVCKLSFGEDFGCLDNQRYHEWVGQLVYSLKAKVQLASCRFYPWLFNYLVKRLPKSAGVLMAQHQATTKEKVKRRLQQLDSDTSTEGNDAAGVIRPDFLAHLVQQQSRREISEGEMVVNAATLIVAGSHTLQTAITGILFHLLRNPTIMDRVTSEVRSAFLSADHINVSTLLRLPILEAAIKEGIRLTSPVPLGLTRLVPIGGHTINGEYFPEGTVVSYMQWAANVSPQNYTDPQAFHLERWLNSRPQALSLPDDPFEKDRRHATQPFLQGPRDCIGQNLARMEIVLILGKILYHFDVQPEGTLGRWEDQETYAVWVKTPLPVNLRTREDMK; translated from the exons ATGGCAGCCCTTCCATCCGTTAATGCCATTCTCATCACCGCCCTACTG cttcccatcctcctgGCCCTGAAGCGGCTGTACTTCCACCCGCTATCTCGGTACAATGGACCGCTTCTCTGGGCATTAACCCGTGTGCCGTATATGCTGGCATTCCGGAATGGCAAGTTAGCGCACAAAATAAAATCGTTTCACGAGGTTTATGGCGAGACCGTCCGCGTTGCCCCAAACGAGGTGTCCTTCATCAATCCCGACACAATCAGGGACATCTATCAGCGCCGACCGAGCGGCAGCGGTTTCAAGTCACTTCCCAAAGATCCCATCCGTCAGGCACCTCCAAGGCCAGGGCAGCCCATTAGCATCCTCGATGCGGGCGATGCTGACCACACACGGCTCCGCAAGGCCTATGCGGCCGCGTTCAGCAGCCAGGCCTTAAGCGCCCAGGAGCCGCTCGTTGTCAGCTACGTTGACAGAATGATCGCCCAGATGCAGTGTCAGAGCAAATTAGCTTTGCGGAGTGTTGATCTCCAAGAGTGGATCAGCTTCTGCACCTTTGATATCGTTTGCAAGCTAAGCTTCGGCGAAGATTTTGGCTGTTTGGACAATCAACGCTACCATGAATGGGTGGGCCAGCTCGTCTACTCGCTCAAAGCCAAAGTCCAGCTAGCCTCCTGCCGATTCTATCCATGGTTGTTCAACTACCTTGTCAAGCGCCTACCCAAGTCTGCGGGTGTCCTCATGGCCCAGCACCAAGCCACAACCAAGGAAAAGGTGAAGCGCCGGTTACAGCAGCTGGACAGCGATACCAGTACTGAAGGCAATGATGCCGCAGGGGTTATTAGGCCGGATTTCCTAGCACATCTTGTGCAGCAGCAATCCCGCCGGGAAATCTCCGAAGGGGAGATGGTAGTGAACGCCGCAACTCTCATCGTTGCTGGGAgccacaccctccaaaccGCCATCACTGGCATTCTATTTCACCTCCTTCGGAATCCAACAATAATGGATCGCGTGACGAGCGAGGTGCGCAGTGCATTTCTCTCTGCCGATCACATAAACGTGTCCACCCTGCTCAGGCTGCCCATACTAGAAGCAGCGATCAAGGAAGGCATCCGTCTCACCTCCCCCGTGCCCCTGGGGTTGACTCGACTGGTTCCCATCGGGGGCCATACCATCAACGGGGAATATTTCCCAGAGGGA ACTGTTGTCTCCTACATGCAATGGGCTGCCAATGTCTCTCCACAGAACTATACCGACCCTCAGGCCTTCCACCTTGAGCGCTGGCTCAACTCGCGCCCGCAGGCTTTATCTCTGCCAGATGACCCTTTTGAAAAGGACCGGCGACATGCTACGCAGCCGTTTTTACAAGGCCCGCGGGACTGTATTGGTCAAAATTTGGCCCGCATGGAGATCGTCCTCATTCTGGGCAAAATTTTGTATCACTTTGACGTGCAGCCAGAGGGGACCCTCGGACGCTGGGAGGACCAGGAGACATATGCTGTCTGGGTTAAGACCCCGCTGCCAGTCAATTTGAGAACAAGAGAGGACATGAAATGA
- a CDS encoding uncharacterized protein (COG:S;~EggNog:ENOG410PXWG), giving the protein MTPSSQFQQNGIKENFSKNTMQPTQAVKQTPPYFWGSTSVSKPPPVAGYEGCRNLMGDCSIPRLERMVDSGLQKLGSIFEAINEPSTSNTTHCPVVNLNLSPELQQWRIDQQHNGQILPSKGNGLERAPEKVVELLNARDWPEPLLTRAALFGSGLFNMRCGAHDAHTLYSNYCVDMIFFWEHAYHYVFPDFVKTLEQAIHDPHALVTPGGRDRRTAADLALRYMREKASLEEQYVTQLSGKVARVNRDQALPLWICESSIWPCGVEAIARGFDCAATAHDLMQSVPLTDIVDVGSDILNSELLNALLNTADICDEGVITEEKLRPVYDACAHNSAKMLTERWSDPCAKAVMVLYPWHILNGRHIFLRRALLGYPKARKIYTCQKEADFGETFDLDYRTIGFSRPLQNACNGHVYCDHVQQQLQFGLALCGGSSHQQCSNSRFPSSSLTLQFGEGSSFGRWSHFLCEDANDTPYVRQVTKRQRVYYACICTLL; this is encoded by the coding sequence ATGACTCCTTCAAGCCAATTCCAGCAAAATGGGATCAAAGAGAACTTTTCAAAGAACACGATGCAGCCCACCCAAGCTGTCAAGCAAACCCCACCTTATTTCTGGGGCAGTACCTCTGTGTCAAAACCTCCTCCAGTGGCCGGATATGAAGGATGTCGGAACCTAATGGGTGATTGTTCCATTCCTCGACTCGAAAGAATGGTTGATAGCGGCCTGCAGAAACTCGGGTCTATCTTTGAGGCAATAAATGAACCCTCAACGTCGAATACTACCCATTGCCCGGTAGTCAATCTCAATTTATCACCAGAGCTGCAGCAATGGCGGATTGATCAACAACATAATGGACAGATATTACCATCCAAAGGCAATGGACTGGAACGAGCGCCAGAGAAGGTGGTCGAACTGCTGAATGCACGGGATTGGCCTGAGCCGCTCTTAACCCGAGCTGCACTCTTCGGAAGTGGCCTGTTCAATATGCGGTGTGGAGCCCACGATGCCCACACACTCTACTCAAACTACTGTGTTGACATGATCTTCTTTTGGGAGCATGCCTATCACTACGTGTTTCCCGACTTTGTTAAGACCCTCGAACAGGCGATTCATGACCCCCATGCGCTAGTCACGCCAGGCGGCAGAGATCGAAGGACCGCCGCGGATTTAGCCCTGCGATACATGAGAGAAAAGGCATCACTAGAGGAGCAATACGTCACACAACTTTCGGGGAAAGTGGCACGCGTCAATCGTGACCAGGCGCTACCTTTATGGATATGCGAGAGTTCTATCTGGCCGTGTGGCGTTGAGGCGATAGCACGCGGCTTTGATTGTGCTGCTACGGCACATGACTTGATGCAGAGTGTTCCGTTAACAGACATTGTGGATGTCGGATCCGATATCCTCAACTCAGAGCTACTCAACGCGCTGTTAAATACAGCAGATATATGTGACGAGGGCGTTATCACTGAAGAAAAGCTGAGACCTGTCTATGATGCATGCGCGCATAACAGTGCCAAAATGTTGACTGAACGCTGGTCCGATCCATGTGCAAAAGCGGTCATGGTACTATACCCCTGGCACATCCTTAATGGCAGGCATATTTTCCTTCGCAGAGCGTTGCTCGGCTACCCCAAGGCACGGAAAATATATACTTGTCAGAAAGAGGCAGACTTTGGCGAAACATTCGATCTTGATTACCGGACAATTGGTTTCAGCCGACCTCTCCAGAATGCCTGTAATGGGCATGTATATTGCGATCATGTACAGCAACAACTGCAATTTGGTCTTGCACTTTGTGGTGGTTCCTCTCACCAGCAGTGCTCCAACTCCCGTTTCCCAAGTAGCTCGTTGACCCTGCAATTTGGTGAGGGCTCCAGTTTCGGCAGATGGTCCCATTTCCTCTGCGAGGATGCCAATGATACTCCCTACGTAAGACAGGTGACGAAAAGACAAAGAGTTTATTATGCATGTATCTGCACTCTCCTATGA
- a CDS encoding uncharacterized protein (COG:E;~EggNog:ENOG410PHJU;~InterPro:IPR004841;~PFAM:PF13520,PF00324;~TransMembrane:6 (n3-10c15/16o55-73i85-105o125-147i168-189o223-248i269-289o);~go_component: GO:0016020 - membrane [Evidence IEA];~go_process: GO:0055085 - transmembrane transport [Evidence IEA]): MKASFWVFSLTLTRRFVDDALGFALTWNYWANDAVSTASDIIALQVLLEYWTKHFPGWGLSLICLALVLTLNICSVRVFGEIEYWLSLLKVVTIIVFIIVGIAVNCGANTDQTYLGAKYFYTGDAPFVGGIGGFASVFVTASFAYGGTENVAVTAGETRDPSQTYPSVIRNVFWRILLFYVVSIIIIGLDIPYNYPGLSTESASTSPFTIVFDKAGSTVAGSFINAVIMTSAISAANHALFAGARLLYTLAISGHTPGSRFLGHLNRFNVPWVSVLSTAAISALCFGASKIGAGQVWS, from the exons ATGAAAGCGTCGTTCTGGGTTTTCTCGCTGACATTGACCAGGCGTTTCGTCGATGATGCGCTTGGATTCGCCTTAACGTGGAATTACTGGGCAAATGACGCCGTCTCCACAGCTTCAGACATTATAGCATTGCAAGTCTTGCTGGAATATTGGACGAAGCATTTCCCTGGCTGGGGCTTAAGCCTCATTTGCCTTGCGCTTGTTCTGACCCTGAATATCTGCTCGGTCAGGGTCTTTGGAGAG ATCGAATACTGGCTGTCATTACTGAAAGTCGTGACCATCATT GTCTTCATCATTGTTGGGATTGCTGTGAACTGTGGCGCTAATACTGATCAAACATACCTGGGCGCTAAATACTTCTACACCGGGGACGCGCCCTTTGTCGGGGGGATTGGAGGCTTCGCTTCCGTTTTTGTAACAGCTTCCTTCGCTTA TGGCGGAACCGAAAATGTGGCCGTTACAGCTGGCGAGACACGGGATCCGTCTCAGACCTATCCTAGTGTCATCCGCAATGTCTTCTGGcgcattcttctcttctacgTCgtatctatcatcatcatcggtctCGATATTCCTTACAACTATCCTGGCTTATCGACAGAGAGTGCTTCCACCAGCCCTTTCACTATTGTCTTCGACAAAGCCGGCAGTACCGTGGCGGGCAGCTTTATAAATGCTGTAATCATGACTAGTGCAATATCTGCTGCCAATCACGCCCTCTTCGCCGGCGCACGCCTTCTCTACACCCTTGCCATTAGCGGTCACACTCCCGGTTCTCGTTTCTTGGGCCACCTTAACCGATTCAATGTCCCATGGGTGTCAGTCCTTTCGACCGCAGCTATCAGTGCTCTCTGCTTCGGGGCAAGTAAGATTGGTGCCGGTCAGGTCTGGTCGTGA
- a CDS encoding Zn(II)2Cys6 transcription factor (COG:S;~EggNog:ENOG410PVE8;~InterPro:IPR036864,IPR001138;~PFAM:PF00172;~TransMembrane:1 (o542-562i);~go_function: GO:0000981 - DNA-binding transcription factor activity, RNA polymerase II-specific [Evidence IEA];~go_function: GO:0008270 - zinc ion binding [Evidence IEA];~go_process: GO:0006355 - regulation of transcription, DNA-templated [Evidence IEA]) encodes MPTPTSSNRLTAKSGKLPACDPCRAIKLRCDHDKPVCSRCRERGRSADCTYRSRPFKRPSARAANWRRQENDPSHNSGVTADETVNPPAAFQYPNPGYLGSSSHTTFFDQLQVQKTAELGPTTEINSHPNPADDYIFDDTCIAKGADLILELHRDSLIPQFTQLFRRWIATGTNLALAGPLTTPCASTTSHLISNFDGTHASATTISKRLFYNSRCPLHPNHDTTLEQYCANFCGPHARWETLGLFCTAVCRASIDLTYAEPMYGSEQQRRKIQKLTLSYSDQFLDLCLPLDCMNDLQLFLTYENFISHSQVDGDQSYLSWRKLGDVAAALFALGYHQQQTESFRAAPAFLRDLRQAAFCRAYSADKNVSIFLGRPPRILRRFCHFYLPGDHDANSHEASRSPAVWLHTQKLDFATDSRWAGLCAILKDDILDLFTEDNYDERARRAWLIEADIQAQWLAVPRSCRLECGLKACDRRPVERDFMVNMKLNYLHVQFLLRLALVRPMSTEPDSELLEISLKMLGLVVETILLKDQIVNSGTSLVWKVAYYGLSAAGMICLTLVKRSFAIQSFTTSFSKIFQELSILAAEIERGTLVYIDSPNYALLARATQTIKAILDRMMTPSSDNTMVASDNRIEHPTASEQRETLDDGSWWLWDNTNLQEFELSFWHNLAGHPSLNQ; translated from the exons ATGCCGACTCCGACATCATCAAATCGACTCACAGCGAAATCTGGCAAGCTCCCTGCCTGTGATCCATGCCGAGCGATAAAGCTGCGGTGCGACCATGACAAACCGGTTTGCTCACGGTGCAGGGAGCGTGGCCGAAGTGCAGATTGTACCTATCGTTCACGACCTTTCAAAAGACCATCTGCTCGGGCTGCAAACTGGCGAAGGCAGGAGAATGATCCGTCTCATAATTCCGGAGTCACGGCCGATGAAACTGTCAACCCTCCAGCAGCTTTCCAATACCCCAACCCAGGCTATTTAGGCTCGTCGAGTCATACAACATTCTTCGATCAATTGCAAGTCCAGAAGACCGCAGAATTAGGCCCCACGACTGAAATCAACTCTCACCCAAATCCAGCCGATGACTATATCTTCGATGACACCTGTATCGCCAAAGGTGCCGATCTCATTCTCGAACTGCACCGAGACTCATTGATTCCGCAGTTTACTCAACTTTTCAGAAGATGGATAGCTACGGGGACCAATCTTGCTTTAGCTGGCCCATTGACTACGCCCTGCGCATCTACAACTTCTCACCTAATCTCAAACTTTGATGGAACACATGCATCAGCCACGACTATTTCCAAGCGCCTCTTCTACAATTCCCGctgccctctccatcccaacCATGACACAACATTGGAACAATACTGTGCTAACTTTTGTGGGCCTCATGCGCGATGGGAGACTTTGGGTTTATTTTGTACCGCTGTCTGTCGAGCCTCTATTGACTTGACTTATGCAGAACCAATGTATGGCTCGGAGCAACAGCGTCGTAAAATTCAGAAGTTGACCCTCTCGTACTCGGATCAATTCTTGGATCTATGTTTACCCCTGGACTGTATGAATGACCTTCAACTTTTTCTAACCTACGAAAACTTCATATCTCATTCCCAGGTTGATGGCGATCAAA GCTACTTGTCCTGGAGGAAATTGGGGGATGTCGCAGCGGCTCTATTTGCCCTTGGTTACCACCAACAGCAAACAGAATCCTTTCGTGCAGCTCCTGCATTCCTACGAGATCTGCGTCAGGCCGCCTTCTGTCGAGCATACTCTGCCGACAAAAATGTTTCCATTTTTCTTGGCCGCCCACCTCGAATCCTACGTAGGTTCTGTCATTTTTACCTACCGGGTGATCATGATGCGAATTCACACGAGGCATCCCGCAGCCCAGCAGTTTGGCTTCATACTCAAAAGCTGGACTTTGCTACTGATTCGAGATGGGCTGGTCTCTGTGCCATTCTGAAGGATGATATATTGGACCTGTTCACCGAGGACAATTATGATGAAAGGGCCCGAAGAGCATG GCTGATAGAGGCGGATATCCAGGCCCAATGGCTTGCGGTCCCTCGAAGCTGCCGGCTGGAATGTGGCCTTAAAGCCTGTGATCGACGACCAGTAGAACGAGATTTCATGGTTAATATGAAGTTGAACTACCTACATGTCCAATTCCTTCTGAGACTTGCATTAGTCCGCCCTATGTCTACGGAGCCCGACTCGGAGTTGCTCGAGATTTCCTTGAAGATGCTGGGCCTTGTTGTAGAAACCATTCTACTCAAAGACCAGATAGTGAACTCTGGTACATCGCTGGTATGGAAG GTCGCATACTACGGCTTGTCCGCTGCGGGAATGATATGCCTAACTCTTGTCAAGCGCTCATTTGCCATCCAGAGCTTTACAACAAGCTTTTCGAAGATATTCCAAGAACTAAGCATCCTTGCCGCAGAAATCGAACGCGGAActttagtatatatagactCACCCAACTATGCCTTGCTAGCTCGCGCGACCCAAACCATAAAGGCTATCCTGGATCGGATGATGACGCCTTCCTCGGACAATACGATGGTCGCTTCAGATAACCGAATTGAACATCCAACTGCCTCCGAGCAAAGGGAAACTCTAGATGACGGATCCTGGTGGTTATGGGACAATACCAACCTCCAAGAATTTGAGCTCAGTTTCTGGCACAATCTTGCTGGCCACCCGTCGCTGAACCAATAA
- a CDS encoding TauD/TfdA family dioxygenase (COG:I;~EggNog:ENOG410PJYC;~InterPro:IPR042098,IPR003819;~PFAM:PF02668;~go_function: GO:0016491 - oxidoreductase activity [Evidence IEA];~go_process: GO:0055114 - oxidation-reduction process [Evidence IEA]), which yields MVASTISQQADINYMPDHDKYLARSKRRQETEELAMHLPEGFPTQLSGDLVWDARTIADRYDWNYQLSTGDISEIDGALRYFQSLGKPMGEICPNTFPLPKLHTTLRDISKQVHDGHGFKVIRGLPVDKYTREENVIIYTGLSSHVAPIRGRQDSKWQGRPADVMIAHVKDLSQSCNSKDIPGPVVTADKQVFHTDAGDVIALFCLNEGAWGGESYLASTCHVYNVLAATRPDLIKTLSEPWPFDDFAPTGDVYKLRPLLYYQSATGKDPERLMIQYSRRNLTGYMDCKRSAHIPPLTEAQAEALDAIHFTAEAHSISLDFRKGDIQFANNLSILHARGAFTDSNEKQRHLLRLWLRDPEYEWKKPSELKERFDRVYDGVTVENSVYPLEATIRSSNVAT from the exons ATGGTTGCCTCTACGATTTCCCAGCAGGCTGATATTAACTACATGCCTGATCATGACAAATACCTGGCGCGTAGTAAGCGCAGACAAGAAACCGAAGAGCTGGCCATGCATCTTCCTGAGGGTTTCCCTACACAGCTGTCAGGTGACCTAGTGTGGGATGCAAGAACCATTGCTGATAGGTATGATTGGAACTATCAACTCAGCACTGGGGATATCTCTGAGATAGATGGGGCTCTCCGATACTTCCAGT CCTTAGGAAAGCCAATGGGCGAAATCTGTCCGAACACCTTCCCACTGCCAAAGTTGCATACTACATTGCGCGATATCTCGAAGCAGGTTCACGATGGCCATGGCTTCAAAGTCATCCGGGGTCTGCCAGTCGACAAGTACACACGCGAAGAGAACGTTATAATTTACACTGGTCTTTCATCACACGTCGCCCCTATCCGCGGTCGCCAGGATAGTAAGTGGCAAGGAAGGCCAGCCGACGTTATGATAGCTCATGTCAAGGATCTGAGTCAATCATGCAACTCCAAGGACATTCCTGGTCCGGTGGTGACGGCTGACAAGCAAGTGTTCCACACGGATGCTGGTGATGTCATCGCCCTATTCTGTCTGAATGAGGGTGCTTGGGGTGGTGAGAGTTACCTTGCCAGTACCTGCCATGTGTACAATGTCCTAGCAGCTACACGACCAGACCTGATCAAGACGCTGTCTGAGCCTTGGCCGTTCGATGA CTTCGCGCCAACAGGCGATGTATACAAGCTACGGCCGCTTCTCTATTACCAGTCTGCCACCGGGAAAGACCCAGAGCGATTGATGATTCAGTATTCGCGGCGAAATCTGACAGGGTACATGGACTGCAAGCGATCAGCCCATATACCGCCACTCACTGAGGCCCAGGCAGAAGCGCTTGACGCGATCCATTTCACTGCTGAGGCTCACTCCATTTCTTTGGATTTTCGCAAGGGCGACATTCAGTTTGCCAACAACTTGAGCATCTTACACGCTAGGGGTGCCTTCACCGACTCCAACGAGAAACA GCGGCACCTCCTGCGACTCTGGCTGCGTGATCCAGAATATgaatggaagaagccctCTGAGTTGAAGGAGCGATTTGACCGGGTCTATGACGGCGTAACTGTTGAGAACTCAGTCTACCCGCTGGAAGCTACCATACGTAGTAGCAACGTCGCTACATAG